The following are encoded together in the Labeo rohita strain BAU-BD-2019 chromosome 17, IGBB_LRoh.1.0, whole genome shotgun sequence genome:
- the smyd2a gene encoding N-lysine methyltransferase SMYD2-A: protein MKNEGIEGTERFLSPGKGRGLRATKHFKVGDLVFACPAYAYVLTVNERGGHCECCFTRREGLSKCGKCKQAYYCNVECQRGDWPMHKLECSAMCTYGENWCPSETVRLVARIILKQKCQTERTPSERVLTLRELEAHLDKLDNEKNEMNDTDIAALHHFYSRHLDFPDNAALTELFAQVNCNGFTIEDEELSHLGSAVFPDVALMNHSCSPNVIVTYKGTVAEVRAVQDISPGEEIFNSYIDLLYPTEDRIERLRDSYFFTCDCKECTSKSKDNAKMEIRQKLSTPPEEEEIKQMVMYARNVIEEFRRAKHYKTPSELLEICELSLEKMGSIFAETNVYMLHMMYQAMGVCLYMQDWDGAMKYGEKIIQPYSVHYPPYSLNVASMYLKLGRLYLGLEKKTQGVKALKKALAVMDIAHGKDHPYIAEIKKEMEEQK, encoded by the exons ATGAAAAACGAGGGAATTGAGGGTACCGAAAGGTTTCTGAGCCCGGGTAAAGGCCGGGGACTCAGAGCCACAAAGCATTTCAAAGTTGGTGATCTAGTGTTCGCCTGTCCGGCGTATGCTTACGTGCTGACGGTGAACGAGAGAGGCGGACACTGCGAATGCTGCTTCACCAG GAGAGAAGGGCTGTCAAAGTGCGGAAAATGTAAACAGGCCTATTACTGCAATGTAGAATGTCAG AGAGGAGACTGGCCCATGCACAAGCTGGAGTGCTCAGCCATGTGCACATATGGAGAAAACTGGTGTCCGTCAGAAACAGTGCGACTGGTCGCCAGAATAATTCTGAAACAG aAGTGTCAAACAGAAAGGACTCCTTCAGAAAGAGTGTTGACTCTTAGAGAATTAGAAGCAC ATCTGGACAAGCTAGATAATGAAAAGAATGAGATGAACGATACAGACATTGCTGCACTACACCACTTTTACTCCAGACATCTCGATTTTCCTGATAATGCAGCACTTACTGAACTCTTCGCTCAG gtGAACTGTAATGGCTTCACCATTGAAGATGAGGAGCTGTCTCATTTGGGGTCTGCTGTATTTCCAGA CGTTGCTCTGATGAACCACAGCTGTAGCCCAAATGTGATTGTGACGTATAAAGGTACAGTGGCCGAGGTCAGAGCCGTGCAGGACATCAGCCCTGGAGAAGAG ATCTTCAACAGCTATATTGACCTCCTGTATCCTACAGAGGATCGAATTGAACGGTTGAGAGATTCTTACTTCTTCACCTGTGACTGTAAAGAATGCACCTCTAAATCAAAA gacAATGCCAAAATGGAAATCCGACAGAAGCTTAGCACACCTCCAGAGGAAGAAGAAATCAAGCAGATGGTGATGTATGCCAGAAATGTCATTGAGGAGTTCAGAAGAGCAAAGCATTACAAAA CACCTAGTGAACTGCTGGAAATCTGTGAACTAAGCCTGGAGAAAATGGGTTCAATCTTTGCCGAAACCAACGTGTACATGCTGCACATGATGTATCAGGCAATGGGAGTCTGTCTCTATATGCAGGATTGGGACGGAGCAATGAAATATGGCGAGAAAATTATCCAGCCCTACAG TGTGCATTACCCTCCTTACTCACTGAATGTGGCTTCTATGTATCTGAAACTTGGACGATTGTACCTTGGACTTGAGAAGAAGACACAAGGGGTTAAAGCTTTAAAGAAG GCTCTTGCAGTCATGGACATTGCCCACGGTAAAGACCACCCATACATCGCTGAGATTAAAAAGGAAATGGAGGAGCAGAAATAA